In the genome of Polaribacter atrinae, one region contains:
- a CDS encoding penicillin acylase family protein: protein MKFLGRFFKILLILVVLLVVSVWMYSKTYYPKYSGELELKNISDKVTVYFDDIGVPHINAQNQKDAYVALGYVHAQERLWQMELMRRIAAGRLSEIFGKDLVRVDQFFGGLGIEEAAEKTIAGLDKTTQSYILTQSYLEGVNQYIEEGKTPLEFTLVGVEKEKYTIKDIYNVFGYMSFSFAVAHKTDPLLTEIKEKLGDSYLNELLNSNNEYLTINRTSIPTKIEATFSKTVASIMDDLPVSPFIGSNSWILGPEKTKNGKVIFENDPHIAFSQPSVWYQNHIKTPDFEIYGFNIALMPFPLLGHNREYAYGLTMLANDDLNFYVEENNPADAAEYKTVDGYKKYELRDKTIRIKNEIDTTFKVKVSKHGPIMNDLITHIIDDRPIAMNWVYTQLPNEMLEVSYKISHAHSMSDFKSGVARIHAPGLNVMYGDAKDNIAWFSSAKLYQLRDSLSSKTYLNGASGNDEILEFLPFEENPKAINPSWNYVYSANNQVDSVRGKLYPGYYQPQDRAKRIVELLDKKNDFTKEDVANMTYDVKSSTVAEIINSLLKSVDKSGLSASERKAFSILQNWDGDYLKTAVGPTIYNRFLYEFLSATYKDELGDSFDLFINSQLQDEVLLNQIERKSSVWWDNVATKNKIETRNNIVQESFKKSFSFLQNQLGENVDSWTWNRVFSVEYEHAIGKAGGLLRKLFNLGPYETIGGNEVINNQIFKLDSTGYYKVTAGPSTRRVIDFSDVENSLAVIPTGQSGNVFSKFYKNQTKKYLQGEFVKMKLNQTEIEQSENVLIFKPME from the coding sequence ATGAAGTTTTTAGGACGTTTTTTTAAAATTCTGTTAATTCTTGTCGTGTTGCTAGTTGTTTCTGTCTGGATGTATTCAAAAACATATTATCCAAAATATTCTGGAGAGCTAGAATTGAAAAATATTTCTGATAAAGTAACCGTATATTTTGATGATATTGGTGTGCCTCATATCAATGCTCAAAATCAAAAAGATGCTTATGTTGCTTTGGGGTATGTACATGCTCAAGAAAGGTTATGGCAAATGGAATTGATGCGAAGAATTGCGGCCGGAAGACTGTCTGAAATTTTTGGAAAAGACTTGGTTAGGGTAGATCAGTTTTTTGGAGGGTTAGGGATAGAAGAAGCGGCAGAGAAAACCATTGCAGGTTTAGACAAAACAACTCAATCTTATATTTTAACTCAGTCATATTTAGAAGGAGTCAATCAGTATATAGAAGAAGGGAAAACACCTTTAGAATTTACGTTGGTAGGAGTAGAGAAAGAAAAATATACCATTAAAGATATTTATAATGTTTTTGGTTATATGTCTTTTAGTTTTGCTGTTGCTCATAAAACAGATCCTTTATTAACAGAAATTAAAGAAAAGCTAGGGGATTCGTATTTAAATGAATTGTTGAATTCTAATAATGAATATTTGACAATTAATAGAACGAGTATTCCAACTAAAATAGAAGCAACATTTTCTAAAACGGTAGCTTCTATTATGGATGATTTACCTGTTTCTCCTTTTATTGGGAGTAATTCTTGGATTCTAGGACCAGAAAAAACAAAGAACGGAAAAGTGATTTTTGAGAACGATCCGCACATAGCTTTTTCGCAACCTTCAGTTTGGTATCAAAACCATATAAAAACTCCCGATTTTGAAATTTATGGATTCAATATTGCTTTAATGCCGTTTCCATTGTTAGGGCACAATAGAGAATATGCTTATGGTTTAACCATGTTGGCAAATGATGATTTAAACTTTTATGTAGAAGAAAATAATCCTGCGGATGCAGCAGAATATAAAACGGTAGATGGTTATAAAAAGTATGAATTGAGGGATAAAACAATTCGTATAAAAAATGAAATTGACACTACTTTTAAGGTAAAAGTAAGCAAGCATGGACCTATAATGAATGATTTAATAACACATATTATAGATGATAGGCCTATTGCAATGAATTGGGTTTACACGCAATTGCCTAATGAAATGTTAGAGGTGTCTTATAAAATTTCTCATGCGCATTCTATGTCCGATTTTAAAAGTGGAGTTGCTAGAATTCATGCGCCAGGTTTAAATGTAATGTATGGTGACGCAAAAGACAATATTGCTTGGTTTTCTTCTGCAAAATTGTATCAATTAAGAGATAGCTTGTCTTCTAAAACCTATTTAAATGGAGCTTCTGGTAATGATGAAATTTTAGAGTTTTTACCTTTCGAAGAAAACCCGAAAGCTATAAACCCAAGTTGGAATTATGTGTATTCTGCCAATAATCAAGTAGATTCTGTAAGAGGTAAGTTGTATCCAGGATATTACCAACCACAAGACAGGGCTAAAAGAATTGTAGAGTTATTAGATAAAAAGAATGATTTTACAAAAGAAGATGTTGCTAATATGACCTACGATGTAAAATCATCTACGGTGGCAGAAATTATTAATAGTTTGTTGAAAAGTGTAGATAAATCAGGATTGTCTGCGTCTGAAAGAAAAGCGTTTTCTATACTTCAAAATTGGGATGGCGATTATTTAAAAACGGCAGTTGGTCCTACGATTTACAATCGTTTTTTATATGAGTTTTTAAGTGCTACTTATAAAGATGAATTGGGTGATAGTTTCGACTTGTTTATCAATTCTCAATTACAAGATGAGGTGTTGTTGAATCAGATAGAAAGAAAGAGTTCTGTTTGGTGGGATAATGTTGCTACTAAAAATAAAATTGAAACGAGAAACAATATCGTTCAAGAATCATTTAAAAAGTCTTTTTCATTTTTGCAAAATCAGTTGGGTGAAAATGTTGATAGCTGGACTTGGAATAGGGTTTTTTCTGTGGAATATGAACATGCTATAGGAAAAGCGGGAGGATTGTTGCGTAAACTCTTTAACTTAGGTCCTTATGAAACGATTGGTGGGAATGAGGTTATAAATAATCAGATTTTTAAATTAGATAGTACGGGGTATTATAAGGTAACTGCAGGTCCCTCTACACGAAGAGTTATCGATTTTTCTGATGTAGAAAATAGCTTAGCAGTTATACCTACAGGGCAATCTGGTAATGTATTTAGTAAGTTTTATAAAAATCAAACAAAAAAATATTTGCAAGGGGAATTTGTAAAAATGAAACTAAATCAAACTGAAATTGAACAAAGTGAGAATGTATTGATTTTTAAGCCGATGGAATAG
- a CDS encoding RluA family pseudouridine synthase, which produces MHSTKENLQILFEDNHIIIVNKRAGDITQGDKTGDKPLSDVVKEYIKDKYNKPGNVYLGVVHRLDRPTSGIIIFAKTSKSLERLNKMLREKTINKTYWAVVKNHPKKEKDTLINFLKKNPKNNKSTAYAKEIDGSKKAILHYTVIKKLDNYSLIEVDLETGRHHQIRSQLSNIGSPIKGDLKYGFDRSNKDGSIHLHARKIQFTHPVTKEQVTITAPTPKEVIWNACL; this is translated from the coding sequence ATGCATTCTACTAAAGAAAATTTACAAATTTTATTTGAAGACAACCACATTATCATTGTTAATAAACGCGCAGGCGATATTACACAAGGTGATAAAACAGGAGACAAACCTTTAAGTGATGTTGTAAAAGAATACATTAAAGACAAATACAATAAACCCGGAAATGTATATTTAGGAGTTGTACATAGGTTAGACAGACCCACTTCTGGTATTATTATTTTTGCAAAAACATCTAAATCCCTAGAGCGTCTTAATAAGATGCTAAGAGAGAAAACTATCAATAAAACGTATTGGGCAGTTGTAAAAAACCATCCAAAGAAAGAAAAAGATACCTTAATTAATTTCTTAAAAAAGAATCCGAAGAACAATAAATCTACTGCATACGCTAAAGAAATTGACGGAAGTAAAAAAGCGATTCTTCATTATACTGTTATCAAAAAATTAGACAATTACTCCTTAATAGAAGTTGATTTAGAAACCGGTAGACACCACCAAATTAGATCACAACTTTCTAACATTGGTTCCCCTATAAAAGGCGATTTAAAATACGGATTTGACAGAAGTAACAAAGACGGAAGTATTCACCTACATGCGCGCAAAATTCAATTTACACACCCTGTAACCAAAGAGCAAGTTACCATTACAGCACCTACACCAAAAGAGGTTATTTGGAACGCTTGTTTGTAA
- a CDS encoding DegT/DnrJ/EryC1/StrS family aminotransferase, with protein MKKIQMVDLQGQYQQIKEAVNSSIEEVLNTSAYINGPLVHEFQADLEKYLDVKHVIPCANGTDALQIAMMGLGLEQGDEVITADFTFAATVEVIALLKLTPVLVDVDAETYNIDIEALKRAITPKTKAIVPVHLFGQVANMDAVMEIAKEHNLFVIEDNAQAIGADYTFKDGTKKKAGTIGNVGTTSFFPSKNLGCYGDGGAIFTNDDELAHTIRGIVNHGMYTRYYHDVVGVNSRLDSIQAGVLKAKLPLLDTYCEARRNAARFYNEALSVSEHIITPTTSACGEICDTCDCHVFHQYTLQITNGKRDALHKHLLDNGIPNAIYYPVALHSQKAYADTRYNESDFPVTNELIKTVISLPMHTELDKEQLEFITKTILDFVD; from the coding sequence ATGAAAAAAATTCAAATGGTTGACCTACAAGGTCAATATCAACAAATAAAAGAAGCTGTAAATTCTTCTATAGAAGAGGTTTTAAATACTTCAGCATACATAAATGGACCTTTAGTTCATGAATTTCAAGCAGATTTAGAGAAATATCTAGATGTAAAGCACGTAATTCCTTGTGCAAACGGAACCGATGCATTGCAAATAGCAATGATGGGACTAGGTTTAGAGCAAGGTGATGAAGTGATTACTGCCGATTTTACTTTTGCTGCAACCGTAGAAGTAATTGCATTATTAAAACTAACACCTGTTTTAGTAGATGTTGATGCAGAAACATACAACATAGATATTGAAGCTTTAAAAAGAGCGATCACTCCAAAAACAAAAGCCATTGTACCTGTTCATTTATTTGGACAAGTGGCAAATATGGATGCTGTAATGGAAATTGCAAAAGAGCACAATCTTTTTGTAATTGAAGACAATGCGCAAGCAATTGGAGCAGATTATACTTTTAAAGACGGAACAAAAAAGAAAGCAGGTACTATTGGAAACGTTGGTACAACTTCTTTCTTCCCTTCTAAAAACTTAGGTTGTTACGGAGATGGTGGAGCTATTTTTACAAATGATGACGAATTAGCACATACCATTCGCGGAATTGTAAATCACGGAATGTATACACGTTACTATCATGATGTAGTAGGTGTAAACTCTCGTTTAGATTCTATACAAGCCGGAGTTTTAAAAGCTAAATTACCTTTACTAGATACCTATTGTGAAGCAAGAAGAAACGCGGCTCGTTTTTACAACGAAGCACTTTCTGTTTCAGAACATATTATTACACCAACAACAAGTGCCTGTGGCGAAATCTGTGATACTTGTGATTGCCACGTATTTCATCAATATACGTTGCAAATTACAAATGGTAAAAGAGATGCATTACACAAACATTTGTTAGACAACGGAATTCCGAATGCGATATACTATCCAGTAGCTTTGCATTCTCAAAAAGCGTATGCTGATACTCGTTACAACGAAAGTGATTTCCCTGTAACCAATGAGTTGATAAAGACCGTAATTTCTTTACCAATGCACACAGAGCTAGACAAAGAACAATTAGAGTTTATTACAA